A window of Pseudomonas mucidolens contains these coding sequences:
- a CDS encoding DUF2946 domain-containing protein: protein MGAPANSSATRRRTPLRLAHGSWISLFAMLMIFIGPLISQAMPMNHHAGMSMQMSMDDTCHGASQHPVEHQKAPAADHVLWEKCGYCSLLFSCPALPGSVSFVALGAPPPATALIPAPRLGHARQSIFPGARSRAPPVLS, encoded by the coding sequence CGTCGCCGCACGCCCTTGAGGCTTGCCCACGGCAGTTGGATCAGCCTGTTCGCCATGCTGATGATCTTTATCGGTCCGCTGATTTCCCAAGCGATGCCGATGAATCATCACGCCGGCATGTCCATGCAAATGTCCATGGACGACACTTGCCATGGCGCGTCCCAGCACCCTGTCGAACACCAGAAAGCCCCCGCCGCCGACCACGTGCTGTGGGAGAAATGCGGCTATTGCAGCCTGTTGTTCAGTTGCCCGGCCTTGCCCGGCAGCGTCTCGTTCGTGGCCCTTGGCGCCCCGCCGCCGGCCACGGCCCTGATCCCCGCACCGCGCCTGGGTCATGCCCGGCAGAGCATCTTCCCCGGCGCCCGCAGCCGCGCCCCTCCCGTCCTGTCGTAG
- a CDS encoding TonB-dependent copper receptor, translating to MSRFPADTRMGCTPVLAVLCGALLTPHVHADEHAEHTNELSPTVITAVAPSSPLTVVTNPKDPRQPVPASDGGDYLKTIPGFALVRNGGTNGDPVLRGMFGSRLNILTNGSMMLGACPGRMDAPTSYISPETYDKLTVIKGPQTVLWGPGASAGTVLFDREPEQFGELGTRLNASLLAGSNGRFDKVLDAAAGGSLGYIRVIGNQAHADDYKDGNNDSVASRYDKWNGDVALGWTPDADTLLELTAGRSDGEARYAGRGMDGSQFLRESLGLRFEKSNLGEVLDKIEAQVYYNYADHVMDNYSLRTPSGSGMMAGPMASNVDRRTLGARLKATWRWADVQLIGGIDAQTNEHRQRSSAGVDTYKSLPRDKDADFHNYGVFGELTWYAADNHRLITGARLDRASAKDFRQRTGSGMMSRANPTAGNTRADTLPSGFVRYEHDLADSPTTLYAGLGHAQRFPDYWELFSPKNGPAGSVNAFDSVKPEKTTQLDFGVQYKTAELEAWASGYVGQVRDYILFNYTPGMMGMTSQAQNIDARIMGGELGAAYKLTPNWKADATLAYAWGKNSSDGKALPQMPPLDARFGLSYSADDWSAGALWRVVAAQNRIDQNKGNVVGKDFDKSGGFGVFSLNAAYRINQNFKVSTGIDNLFGKAYSEHLNLAGNAGFGYPANDPQAINEPGRTLWTKVDMSF from the coding sequence ATGTCCAGGTTTCCTGCTGACACCCGTATGGGATGTACCCCCGTGCTCGCCGTTTTGTGTGGCGCGCTGTTAACTCCCCACGTCCATGCCGACGAACACGCCGAACACACCAATGAACTGAGTCCGACGGTGATCACCGCCGTCGCCCCCAGCTCTCCGCTGACGGTTGTCACCAACCCCAAGGACCCGCGCCAACCGGTGCCGGCCAGCGATGGTGGCGATTACCTCAAGACCATTCCCGGCTTTGCCCTAGTGCGCAACGGCGGGACCAACGGCGACCCGGTGCTGCGCGGCATGTTCGGCTCGCGGCTGAATATCCTCACCAACGGCAGCATGATGCTCGGCGCCTGCCCTGGACGCATGGACGCGCCCACGTCGTACATTTCACCGGAGACCTACGACAAACTGACGGTGATCAAAGGCCCGCAAACCGTGCTGTGGGGCCCCGGCGCCTCGGCCGGCACGGTGCTGTTCGACCGCGAGCCGGAGCAGTTCGGCGAGTTGGGCACACGGCTCAACGCGAGCCTCCTGGCCGGCTCCAACGGGCGTTTCGACAAAGTGCTGGACGCCGCAGCCGGCGGTTCGTTGGGCTACATCCGGGTGATCGGTAACCAAGCCCACGCCGATGACTACAAGGATGGCAACAATGACAGCGTCGCCTCGCGCTACGACAAATGGAACGGTGACGTCGCCCTCGGTTGGACACCAGATGCCGACACCCTGCTGGAACTGACTGCCGGCCGTAGCGACGGCGAAGCCCGCTACGCCGGACGCGGCATGGACGGTTCGCAATTCCTGCGCGAAAGCCTCGGTCTGCGCTTTGAAAAATCCAACCTCGGCGAAGTGCTGGACAAGATCGAGGCGCAGGTCTACTACAACTACGCCGACCACGTGATGGACAACTACAGCCTGCGCACGCCGTCGGGCAGCGGGATGATGGCCGGGCCGATGGCCTCCAACGTCGACCGCCGCACCCTCGGTGCCCGGCTCAAGGCGACCTGGCGCTGGGCCGATGTGCAACTGATCGGCGGCATCGACGCGCAGACCAACGAACATCGCCAGCGCAGCAGCGCGGGCGTCGACACTTACAAGAGCCTGCCGCGCGACAAGGACGCTGACTTTCATAACTACGGCGTGTTTGGCGAACTGACCTGGTACGCCGCCGACAATCACCGACTGATCACTGGCGCCCGCCTGGATCGCGCCTCGGCCAAGGATTTCCGCCAGCGTACCGGCTCCGGGATGATGAGCCGCGCCAACCCCACAGCCGGCAACACCCGCGCCGACACATTGCCGTCCGGCTTCGTGCGTTATGAACACGACCTGGCCGACAGCCCGACCACGCTCTACGCCGGACTCGGCCACGCGCAGCGTTTCCCCGACTACTGGGAACTGTTCTCCCCCAAGAACGGGCCTGCGGGCTCGGTGAACGCCTTCGATTCGGTAAAGCCGGAAAAAACCACTCAACTGGATTTCGGTGTGCAATACAAGACCGCTGAACTGGAGGCCTGGGCTTCGGGTTATGTGGGCCAGGTGCGCGACTATATTTTGTTCAATTACACCCCAGGCATGATGGGCATGACCTCCCAGGCGCAGAACATCGACGCGCGGATCATGGGTGGTGAACTGGGCGCAGCCTACAAACTGACACCCAACTGGAAGGCCGACGCCACCCTGGCTTATGCCTGGGGCAAAAACAGCAGCGACGGCAAGGCCCTGCCACAGATGCCGCCGCTGGATGCACGGTTCGGCCTGAGCTACAGCGCAGACGACTGGAGCGCCGGCGCCTTGTGGCGCGTGGTTGCGGCGCAAAACCGCATCGACCAGAACAAGGGCAACGTGGTCGGCAAGGACTTCGACAAGAGCGGCGGCTTCGGCGTGTTCTCCCTGAACGCGGCGTACCGCATCAACCAGAACTTCAAGGTCAGTACCGGCATCGACAACCTGTTCGGCAAAGCCTACTCCGAGCACTTGAACCTGGCCGGCAACGCCGGGTTCGGCTATCCGGCCAATGACCCACAAGCCATCAACGAACCGGGGCGCACGCTCTGGACCAAAGTCGACATGAGTTTCTAA